One genomic window of Clostridia bacterium includes the following:
- a CDS encoding peptidoglycan bridge formation glycyltransferase FemA/FemB family protein: MEFLNDINTAEYEQFIQGHKKGNIMQSVLWARLKDNWTREGVIVRGEDKKIKGTMLLLIRKVPGLPYTIMYSPRGPVCDVHDEKTFFELVAGAKALAKKHRSYVLKMDTDVLSSDKEYERIARAAGFSISDSKNFEGIQPRYVFRLNVEGKTEDEVMTMFHSKTRYNIRVAKKRGVETKIEGTERIPDFYKIMLETGVRDNFMIRSEGYFKKMMESLGEHCRLYMAYYEGKPIAGTLALHYGDKVWYLYGASSNEYRNVMPNYLLQWEMIRWSIEEGCRIYDFRGVSGDISEDNPLYGLYRFKKGFGGDFCEFIGELNLVFSPFINFAITKGERVFRRMRKQVFIMKNK; the protein is encoded by the coding sequence GTGGAATTTTTAAACGATATAAACACGGCCGAATATGAACAGTTCATACAAGGCCATAAAAAAGGAAATATAATGCAGTCGGTGCTCTGGGCGCGCCTTAAAGACAACTGGACGCGCGAGGGCGTCATAGTGCGCGGCGAGGACAAAAAGATAAAGGGCACCATGCTCCTTCTCATAAGGAAGGTGCCGGGTCTTCCGTATACCATAATGTACTCCCCTAGAGGCCCCGTTTGCGACGTTCACGACGAAAAGACGTTTTTTGAGCTCGTAGCGGGTGCAAAGGCTTTGGCAAAGAAGCATAGATCCTACGTTCTCAAAATGGACACCGATGTGCTTTCATCCGACAAGGAATATGAGCGCATAGCGCGCGCAGCCGGTTTTTCGATATCCGACTCCAAGAATTTTGAGGGTATACAGCCGCGCTATGTATTCCGTTTGAACGTTGAAGGCAAGACCGAGGACGAGGTCATGACGATGTTCCACTCTAAAACGCGCTACAATATCCGCGTGGCAAAAAAACGCGGCGTTGAAACGAAGATAGAAGGCACAGAGAGGATACCCGATTTTTATAAAATAATGCTTGAAACGGGCGTGCGCGACAATTTTATGATACGCTCTGAGGGATATTTTAAGAAAATGATGGAGTCACTCGGCGAGCACTGCCGCCTTTACATGGCATATTACGAAGGAAAGCCCATAGCGGGCACGCTTGCGCTTCATTACGGAGACAAGGTCTGGTACCTCTACGGCGCAAGCTCGAACGAATACAGAAACGTCATGCCAAACTATCTTCTCCAGTGGGAGATGATACGCTGGTCCATAGAAGAGGGCTGCCGTATATACGACTTTCGCGGCGTGTCCGGCGATATAAGCGAGGACAACCCGCTGTATGGTCTTTACCGCTTCAAAAAAGGCTTCGGCGGCGATTTCTGCGAATTTATCGGCGAGCTCAATCTCGTATTCTCGCCGTTTATAAACTTTGCGATAACAAAGGGCGAGCGCGTATTCAGACGTATGCGCAAGCAGGTATTCATAATGAAAAACAAGTAA
- a CDS encoding insulinase family protein produces MDHKRIAFKNNAGLNIIATDKFKTGFLSINFIRPLSRGENAKNALLVQVLRRGCSEFKTQREINLKLSKNYGMRLEPLVRKRGECQIFGFYCTMINNSFAFEGEDILRNAVNLMEKMIFEPLVKDGAFLEEYVESEKRNLKNYIAAQINDKISYSIKRATEEMCKGEPYALSAYGEADDVEKITPDELYRHYIDIINEAKLEIFYVGSEKEKEVESAFEYVKKLPVRMIGALPAVKVTGEVKETRRVTEELRVAQGKLAIGCRTGIVEGDELYPALVLANALFGSTPVSKLFMNVREKLSLCYYVRSNIDKLKGVMIIAAGIENENLGVTLKEIEVQLSALKRGEISEGELTAARAALATMINSTLDSGYQTEDYYITGAISGGASSPLELLKKLERVTLDEIIAAANAIKYDTIYFLKGTAEAEGNE; encoded by the coding sequence ATGGATCATAAACGTATTGCGTTTAAAAATAACGCGGGGCTTAATATAATAGCCACGGATAAATTTAAGACGGGCTTTTTGAGCATAAATTTCATTCGCCCGCTCTCTCGCGGGGAAAACGCAAAAAACGCGCTGCTCGTGCAGGTGCTCAGACGCGGGTGCAGCGAGTTTAAAACGCAGCGCGAGATAAACTTAAAGCTTTCCAAGAATTACGGCATGCGTCTTGAACCGCTCGTAAGAAAACGCGGCGAATGTCAGATATTCGGCTTTTACTGCACGATGATAAACAATTCGTTTGCGTTCGAGGGCGAGGATATATTAAGAAACGCCGTAAATCTTATGGAAAAGATGATCTTTGAGCCGCTTGTTAAAGACGGCGCTTTTTTAGAGGAGTACGTAGAAAGCGAGAAGCGCAACTTAAAGAATTATATAGCGGCGCAGATAAACGATAAGATATCATATTCGATAAAACGCGCCACCGAGGAAATGTGCAAAGGCGAGCCGTACGCTCTTTCTGCATACGGCGAAGCAGACGACGTTGAAAAAATAACGCCCGACGAGCTTTATCGTCATTATATTGATATTATAAACGAGGCTAAGCTTGAGATATTTTACGTGGGAAGCGAAAAAGAGAAGGAAGTTGAGAGCGCGTTTGAATATGTAAAAAAACTGCCTGTGCGAATGATCGGCGCGCTGCCGGCCGTAAAGGTCACGGGCGAAGTAAAAGAGACGCGCCGAGTGACCGAGGAGCTTCGGGTAGCTCAGGGCAAGCTTGCCATAGGCTGCCGCACAGGGATAGTCGAGGGCGACGAGCTTTATCCCGCTTTGGTACTTGCTAATGCGCTTTTCGGCAGCACGCCCGTGTCAAAGCTGTTTATGAACGTAAGAGAAAAGCTTTCGCTGTGCTATTATGTCCGCTCAAATATAGATAAGCTAAAGGGCGTTATGATAATAGCCGCAGGCATTGAGAACGAAAACCTTGGGGTAACGCTTAAAGAGATAGAGGTGCAGCTTTCGGCCTTAAAGCGCGGAGAAATAAGCGAGGGCGAGCTTACGGCCGCACGCGCCGCGCTGGCGACTATGATAAATTCAACGCTCGATTCGGGATATCAGACAGAGGATTATTATATCACCGGAGCGATAAGCGGAGGCGCGTCGTCTCCGCTCGAGCTTCTTAAAAAGCTTGAGCGCGTGACGCTCGATGAGATAATCGCGGCGGCGAACGCGATAAAATATGATACGATATACTTCCTGAAA
- a CDS encoding trypsin-like peptidase domain-containing protein, whose amino-acid sequence MADKKKEPAKAPNLFREQRKSVLIKRAALASAISALAAGALFAAGGYGFFAPQKADATESKEALAEEAYAAKDGSIVKTQTSVSSEADTPYNDLLSIKEIIKQNKPAVVGVVSSLYRGTTLVGKNTGTGIIMTQDGYIVTNAHVVEDSYDPAVVLYDGREFTASVAGRDIKSDLAVLKIEADGLICAEFGDSDEVEEGDLAVAIGNPMGMELSGTVTAGIISAVNRDLTINDRIMTLIQTDASINLGNSGGPLINSQGKVIGINSVKIASSDAEGLGFAIPINAAKPIIEDLIEAGHVRSRPVIGISGHDISKSASDFYGMPRGVYVDFVSPGGFAKDAGLKEGDVITGINGKSITGMSELNFEKERFKAGDEITLDIWRDGAALKIDLRLALEKDQ is encoded by the coding sequence TTGGCAGACAAGAAAAAAGAGCCTGCCAAGGCGCCAAACTTGTTTCGGGAGCAAAGAAAAAGCGTTTTAATAAAGCGCGCGGCGCTTGCGTCCGCGATCTCGGCGTTGGCGGCGGGCGCGCTTTTTGCGGCGGGAGGATATGGCTTTTTTGCGCCGCAAAAAGCCGACGCGACCGAAAGCAAAGAGGCTTTGGCAGAGGAGGCATATGCCGCGAAAGACGGAAGCATAGTGAAGACGCAAACATCTGTATCTTCTGAGGCGGACACACCGTACAATGATCTGCTTTCGATAAAAGAGATAATAAAGCAGAACAAGCCTGCCGTAGTCGGCGTGGTGTCAAGCCTTTACAGAGGCACTACGCTTGTAGGAAAGAACACGGGAACCGGTATAATAATGACGCAGGACGGATATATCGTGACGAACGCTCACGTCGTGGAGGATTCCTACGACCCCGCTGTCGTGCTTTACGACGGACGCGAGTTTACGGCAAGCGTTGCGGGACGCGATATAAAAAGCGACCTTGCCGTGCTTAAAATCGAGGCGGACGGGCTTATATGCGCCGAGTTCGGAGATTCGGACGAGGTGGAGGAGGGCGATTTGGCCGTGGCGATAGGAAATCCCATGGGGATGGAGCTTTCGGGAACGGTAACGGCAGGCATAATCTCCGCCGTGAACCGAGATCTTACGATAAACGACAGGATAATGACGCTGATACAGACGGACGCTTCGATAAATTTGGGAAATTCGGGCGGCCCGCTTATAAACAGCCAAGGAAAAGTGATAGGAATAAACTCCGTAAAGATAGCTTCGTCGGACGCGGAAGGACTGGGCTTTGCCATACCCATAAATGCGGCAAAACCGATAATAGAAGACCTGATAGAAGCGGGACACGTAAGAAGCAGACCGGTCATAGGCATATCGGGGCACGATATATCAAAAAGCGCATCGGATTTTTACGGTATGCCCAGGGGCGTTTACGTTGACTTTGTAAGTCCGGGCGGATTTGCAAAGGACGCGGGGCTTAAAGAGGGCGACGTTATAACGGGAATAAACGGCAAGAGCATTACGGGCATGTCGGAGCTTAATTTTGAAAAGGAGCGCTTTAAGGCGGGAGATGAAATAACGCTGGACATATGGCGCGACGGGGCCGCGCTGAAAATAGACTTAAGGCTTGCGCTTGAGAAAGATCAGTAA
- a CDS encoding nuclear transport factor 2 family protein, giving the protein MARTTLEIIHQHSENLIGKNLEGVMADFAQDAIMISPQGVLKGHDALRANFEGTIKNLLTPDAKAEILLEKAEGKIGYCIWKLESDHVSIPFASDTFVVENDKIVAQTFAAVVKKK; this is encoded by the coding sequence ATGGCAAGAACTACACTGGAAATAATACATCAGCACAGCGAGAATCTTATAGGCAAGAATCTTGAAGGCGTTATGGCGGATTTCGCACAGGACGCTATAATGATCTCTCCGCAGGGCGTTTTAAAGGGTCATGACGCTCTTCGCGCTAATTTCGAGGGCACTATAAAGAACCTTCTTACGCCCGACGCAAAGGCTGAGATACTTCTGGAAAAAGCGGAAGGCAAAATAGGCTACTGCATCTGGAAGCTCGAAAGCGATCATGTAAGCATTCCGTTCGCGTCTGATACCTTTGTTGTTGAGAACGACAAGATAGTTGCTCAGACCTTCGCCGCAGTAGTGAAAAAGAAGTAA
- the rsxC gene encoding electron transport complex subunit RsxC encodes MKRTFKGGAHPHDFKELSKDKAIVTIDAPDKVIIPLSQHIGAPCEPLVAVGDHVKMGQKIGDSKAFISAPVHSSVSGKVLEIKPCPNPRGVEVMSVIIENDHQDEPFEDYSFNDRLADLDRETLISLIREAGIVGMGGAGFPTSSKIISCAEMNIDYVIINAAECEPYLTNDYRLMMEYPNEIIDGLTAITKIFNSKIYFAVEDNKQDVIDRYQDMVKNRSDIEIVPLKTKYPQGGEKQLVYAVSGRVIPTGKLPSEVGAIIMNAGTVFAVYEMIQKRKPLYERIVTVTGDAVFSTANVRVRIGTTFDYVLEKCGGFKEEPAKVIMGGPMMGMAQYRTDIPVVKTTSGILCLTKKSAPKPDRTYCIRCGKCISACPMNLLPVMLSMYAEKKDYEKLEKYDVMSCIECGTCSFTCPGKKYLVQNIRDAKAKVGEIRRRRAEEEKAKKEAEKQAS; translated from the coding sequence TTGAAAAGAACCTTTAAGGGTGGCGCACATCCTCACGATTTTAAAGAGCTTTCAAAAGACAAAGCCATCGTGACTATCGACGCGCCTGATAAGGTGATCATCCCTCTGTCACAGCATATCGGGGCGCCGTGCGAGCCGCTGGTGGCAGTGGGAGACCATGTTAAAATGGGGCAGAAAATAGGCGATTCCAAAGCCTTTATTTCAGCTCCCGTACATTCAAGCGTTTCGGGTAAGGTGCTTGAGATAAAGCCCTGTCCCAATCCGAGAGGCGTGGAGGTCATGTCCGTTATAATCGAGAACGATCATCAGGACGAGCCGTTCGAGGATTATTCTTTCAATGACCGTCTTGCGGATCTTGACCGTGAAACGCTTATCTCGCTCATACGCGAGGCCGGAATAGTCGGCATGGGCGGCGCGGGCTTTCCCACGTCGTCGAAAATAATATCCTGCGCGGAGATGAATATCGATTACGTGATCATAAACGCCGCGGAATGCGAGCCGTATCTTACGAACGACTACCGTCTTATGATGGAGTATCCGAATGAGATAATCGACGGTCTTACGGCGATAACGAAGATATTCAACTCAAAAATATACTTCGCCGTAGAGGATAACAAGCAGGATGTTATCGACAGATATCAGGATATGGTTAAAAACCGCAGCGATATCGAGATCGTACCGCTTAAGACAAAGTATCCCCAAGGCGGCGAAAAGCAGCTCGTTTATGCCGTATCGGGGCGCGTTATCCCTACCGGAAAGCTTCCCAGCGAGGTGGGCGCGATAATCATGAATGCAGGTACGGTATTTGCGGTTTATGAGATGATCCAGAAAAGAAAGCCGCTTTACGAGCGTATAGTGACAGTAACGGGCGACGCCGTATTCTCAACGGCCAACGTCAGAGTAAGAATAGGCACGACCTTCGATTATGTCCTTGAAAAGTGCGGCGGCTTCAAGGAAGAGCCCGCGAAGGTGATAATGGGCGGTCCCATGATGGGAATGGCTCAGTACCGCACGGACATACCGGTCGTAAAGACTACCTCCGGCATACTCTGTCTTACGAAAAAGAGCGCCCCGAAGCCCGATCGCACGTATTGCATAAGATGCGGCAAATGTATATCCGCGTGCCCGATGAACCTGCTTCCCGTGATGCTTTCAATGTATGCCGAAAAGAAGGATTACGAAAAGCTTGAAAAGTATGACGTTATGTCATGCATAGAATGCGGCACATGCAGCTTTACATGTCCGGGCAAAAAGTATCTCGTTCAGAACATCCGCGACGCGAAGGCCAAGGTTGGGGAAATACGACGTCGGCGCGCCGAGGAAGAAAAAGCGAAGAAAGAAGCGGAAAAACAAGCTTCATAA
- a CDS encoding epoxyqueuosine reductase, whose product MAICDVLGRFNITEYCVVPIKNEFVIYPHKLEGVGFSHDTAIVCLFSYFVSRYPKNAVLSRYAACPDYHHVIRRVLSGVCTQLCALYPGFRFSYYTDDSPYSEKDMAAFGGLIIRGKNDIGLSQKFGQLFFIGEIVTDAPIAHEYRTPPVCCKDAPCLRACPTGAINENGFERTRCLSHISQKIGREFSDADAALFARARYAWGCDICLNACPKNKSQDDTPIKELHDIAPYISIEEICGLSNREYREKYRGRVFAGRGKAAMMRNLRHLKENNKWNF is encoded by the coding sequence TTGGCTATATGCGACGTGCTCGGCCGCTTTAATATTACAGAATACTGCGTCGTGCCGATAAAAAATGAGTTCGTGATATACCCGCATAAGCTCGAAGGCGTAGGCTTTTCGCACGATACGGCGATAGTGTGCCTGTTTTCTTATTTTGTATCACGCTATCCAAAAAACGCCGTTCTCTCCCGATACGCCGCCTGTCCCGATTATCATCATGTGATAAGACGTGTCCTTTCGGGCGTGTGCACACAGCTTTGCGCGCTTTATCCGGGCTTTCGTTTCTCGTATTATACCGACGACTCGCCGTATTCCGAAAAAGATATGGCGGCTTTCGGCGGTCTCATTATACGCGGAAAGAACGACATAGGCTTATCACAAAAATTCGGCCAGCTTTTCTTTATAGGCGAAATAGTGACAGACGCGCCGATAGCGCACGAATACAGAACGCCGCCCGTCTGCTGCAAGGACGCGCCGTGCCTTCGCGCCTGTCCCACGGGCGCGATAAACGAAAACGGCTTTGAGCGCACACGCTGCCTTTCGCATATAAGCCAAAAAATCGGGCGCGAATTTTCGGATGCGGACGCGGCGCTTTTTGCCCGCGCGCGCTACGCGTGGGGATGCGATATCTGCCTAAACGCCTGCCCCAAGAATAAATCGCAGGACGACACTCCCATAAAGGAGCTTCACGATATTGCGCCGTATATTTCCATAGAGGAAATATGCGGGCTTTCAAACCGCGAATACAGAGAAAAATACCGAGGCAGAGTGTTTGCGGGACGCGGCAAGGCCGCTATGATGCGAAACCTCAGACATTTAAAGGAGAACAACAAGTGGAATTTTTAA
- the rsxA gene encoding electron transport complex subunit RsxA gives MLTSLFSIALGAVLVENFIFNKFLGICPFLGVSKKVETASGMGMAVTFTMTIASAITWLIQHFILDRFGLGFMQTVVFILVIASLVQFIEMALQKMMPALYSSLGIYLPLITTNCAVLGVALLNIQNDYNFIESVVYGFTAAIGFTLAIVLFASVRERLEYSDIPKSFEGLPIALVSASLMAIAFMGFSGLKVM, from the coding sequence ATGCTGACGTCATTATTCTCTATTGCCCTCGGCGCAGTACTCGTTGAAAACTTTATTTTCAACAAATTCTTAGGTATCTGCCCGTTCTTGGGCGTTTCCAAAAAAGTTGAGACAGCAAGCGGCATGGGCATGGCGGTAACGTTCACAATGACCATAGCTTCTGCTATAACGTGGCTTATACAGCACTTTATCCTTGACCGTTTCGGACTTGGATTTATGCAGACAGTCGTATTCATTCTCGTAATCGCATCTTTGGTGCAGTTTATAGAGATGGCGCTTCAGAAGATGATGCCGGCGCTCTATTCGTCGCTCGGCATTTATCTGCCGCTCATTACGACGAACTGCGCCGTGCTGGGCGTTGCGCTTCTCAATATCCAGAACGATTACAACTTTATCGAATCCGTAGTATACGGCTTTACGGCTGCGATAGGCTTCACTTTGGCAATCGTATTGTTTGCGTCGGTTCGTGAAAGACTTGAGTATTCCGATATCCCCAAGAGCTTTGAAGGTCTGCCGATAGCGCTTGTAAGCGCTTCGCTCATGGCTATCGCTTTCATGGGATTCTCGGGTCTCAAGGTTATGTAG
- a CDS encoding RnfABCDGE type electron transport complex subunit D, with protein MSSSPHMRSDETVTKIMRDVIIALVPAGVVGVYFFGPRALMHIIITVAACLVSEWAYNKITKKGYNTIGDLSAVVTGILLAYNLPVAAPLWIGIVGGAFAIIVVKQFFGGLGQNFMNPALAARAFLFSWAVIMTTWTAPHTVLPLFATPATDAIATATPLVALKAGNIPDAGLFNLFIGDVGGCIGETSALCLLIGGAYLVIRKVISVRIPLAYILTVAVLTFIFAKGNNNLEFMLSHVLSGGLMLGAIFMATDYATSPVTKKGQIIFGVGCGLLTVFIRYFGSYPEGVSYSILLMNACVWLIDTHTKPKAFGEGDKK; from the coding sequence ATGTCATCATCGCCGCATATGAGGTCGGATGAGACCGTAACAAAGATAATGCGCGACGTTATAATCGCGCTCGTGCCTGCCGGCGTAGTCGGAGTATATTTCTTCGGACCCAGAGCCCTCATGCACATTATCATAACGGTAGCGGCCTGCCTTGTGTCGGAATGGGCATATAACAAGATAACAAAAAAAGGCTACAATACCATAGGAGACTTATCCGCGGTAGTCACGGGTATCCTCCTTGCATATAATCTGCCTGTGGCCGCGCCGCTGTGGATAGGTATAGTGGGCGGCGCGTTTGCAATAATCGTTGTAAAGCAGTTCTTCGGCGGTCTGGGTCAGAACTTTATGAACCCCGCGCTGGCTGCACGTGCGTTTTTATTCTCATGGGCGGTAATTATGACTACATGGACGGCTCCGCATACGGTGCTGCCGCTTTTCGCTACTCCGGCGACGGACGCGATAGCAACGGCAACTCCGCTCGTTGCGTTAAAGGCGGGCAATATCCCGGACGCGGGCCTGTTTAACCTGTTTATAGGTGACGTGGGAGGATGTATAGGCGAAACGAGCGCTCTCTGCCTTCTTATAGGCGGCGCGTATCTCGTTATACGCAAGGTGATATCCGTGCGTATCCCGCTTGCTTACATACTTACGGTCGCTGTTCTTACGTTCATATTTGCAAAGGGCAACAACAACCTTGAGTTCATGCTTTCGCATGTTTTAAGCGGCGGCCTTATGCTGGGCGCTATATTCATGGCGACGGACTATGCTACTTCTCCCGTAACTAAAAAAGGACAGATCATATTCGGAGTAGGCTGCGGTCTGCTTACGGTATTTATCAGATATTTCGGCTCATATCCCGAAGGCGTGTCTTATTCGATTCTTCTTATGAATGCCTGCGTATGGCTCATAGATACCCATACGAAGCCGAAGGCATTCGGAGAGGGGGATAAAAAATGA
- a CDS encoding RnfABCDGE type electron transport complex subunit G, with translation MTQAVKPKKKEAGIAKLGIILFIITFCVALVLGFVNSITKDQIAYQAQLEIDNAIASIYPDASSTEQLAVPADVDKKRISSVYAAYGADGEIMGYAVASSPNGFGGAIDLMVGVLPDGSVKSVRVLSTNSETPGLGTRVTEEEFITQYDGITGPIAVIKNSEPGPSEIRAISGATISSTAVTTGVNLAIDVAAEVAAQAN, from the coding sequence ATGACGCAGGCAGTTAAACCTAAAAAGAAAGAAGCCGGCATTGCAAAGCTCGGCATAATACTGTTCATCATAACCTTCTGTGTCGCGCTCGTATTGGGATTTGTAAATTCGATAACAAAGGATCAGATAGCATATCAGGCTCAGCTTGAGATAGATAACGCTATCGCAAGCATTTATCCCGACGCTTCGAGTACAGAACAGCTTGCGGTCCCCGCCGACGTTGACAAAAAGCGCATCTCCTCCGTTTACGCCGCATACGGCGCAGACGGCGAGATAATGGGATACGCCGTCGCTTCTTCGCCGAACGGCTTCGGAGGCGCTATCGACCTCATGGTAGGCGTGCTTCCCGACGGCTCTGTAAAGAGCGTGCGCGTTCTTTCGACGAACTCGGAGACTCCCGGACTCGGCACGCGCGTGACGGAAGAAGAATTTATTACGCAGTATGACGGCATCACAGGGCCTATTGCGGTAATAAAGAACAGTGAACCCGGCCCGTCGGAGATACGCGCCATTTCGGGCGCTACGATCTCGTCCACGGCGGTAACTACGGGCGTAAACTTAGCAATTGACGTTGCCGCAGAAGTTGCGGCACAGGCAAATTAG
- a CDS encoding RnfABCDGE type electron transport complex subunit B produces MNIVYAVGTLAILGLIFGIILGIASKVFAVDTDERIGEIAETLPGANCGGCGFAGCNALATAIVEGKAKPNSCPVSSKETADRIASIMGMSPAADAVRYGARVVCSGKNNIAARLKYEYDGVTDCVSAMRFGNGTKYCEFGCIGLGTCVKVCKFGAISIEDGVAVVDKEKCVACGMCRDACPKKIIEMVPYDSNIFVMCHSHDKGAAMKEKCTAGCIGCRMCTKVCETGAITVTDNLAKIDYSKCIECGKCVEKCPKKIIKIDKNKAIFFDKANEPVSVTPKQ; encoded by the coding sequence ATGAACATAGTATACGCCGTAGGAACGCTCGCAATACTCGGACTTATATTCGGCATAATTTTAGGCATAGCGTCCAAGGTGTTTGCCGTTGATACAGACGAGCGTATTGGCGAAATAGCGGAGACTCTCCCCGGCGCGAACTGCGGCGGCTGCGGATTTGCAGGCTGCAACGCGCTGGCTACGGCCATTGTTGAGGGAAAGGCGAAGCCCAACTCCTGTCCCGTATCGTCGAAAGAGACTGCCGACCGTATAGCAAGCATAATGGGCATGTCTCCGGCTGCCGACGCCGTTCGTTACGGCGCGCGCGTAGTTTGCTCCGGAAAGAATAATATAGCTGCCCGCCTTAAGTATGAATACGACGGCGTGACCGACTGCGTATCGGCAATGAGATTCGGCAACGGCACAAAGTATTGCGAATTCGGCTGCATAGGTCTGGGCACCTGCGTAAAGGTGTGCAAATTCGGCGCTATAAGCATCGAAGACGGCGTAGCCGTAGTTGACAAGGAAAAATGCGTGGCCTGCGGTATGTGCCGCGACGCCTGCCCCAAGAAGATAATAGAGATGGTGCCTTACGACAGCAATATCTTCGTAATGTGCCATTCGCACGACAAGGGCGCGGCCATGAAGGAAAAGTGCACGGCCGGCTGCATAGGCTGCCGTATGTGCACGAAGGTATGTGAAACGGGTGCAATAACCGTTACCGACAACCTTGCAAAGATCGATTATTCAAAATGCATAGAGTGCGGCAAGTGCGTTGAGAAGTGCCCGAAGAAGATAATAAAGATAGACAAGAACAAGGCGATATTCTTCGACAAGGCAAACGAGCCCGTTTCGGTGACCCCGAAGCAGTAA
- a CDS encoding electron transport complex subunit E yields the protein MAKNFKVGEMFKSGILTNNPVLVQTLGMCPTLATTSSVENGLGMGVSAMVVLIASNVVISLLRKVIPKKIRIAAYIVIIAGFVTMIDLLLKAYVPSLSKSLGLFIPLIVVNCIILGRAEAYASKRTVGASFFDGLTMGLGFTFALFIIATVREIFGSGTFLGHEVFGPAFEPASIIGMAPGGFLVLAIIVAVIQVIQRKKKEKKEGNA from the coding sequence ATGGCTAAAAACTTTAAAGTAGGCGAAATGTTTAAATCGGGCATACTTACGAACAACCCGGTGCTCGTACAGACGCTCGGCATGTGTCCCACGCTGGCAACTACCTCCAGCGTTGAGAACGGACTAGGCATGGGCGTTTCGGCAATGGTCGTACTCATTGCCTCGAATGTGGTTATATCGCTTCTGAGAAAGGTGATACCGAAAAAGATAAGAATAGCGGCATATATCGTAATAATCGCGGGATTCGTTACGATGATTGACCTGCTTTTGAAGGCTTACGTTCCGTCGCTTTCAAAGTCGCTCGGTCTTTTCATACCGCTTATAGTCGTAAACTGCATAATACTCGGCCGTGCGGAAGCGTACGCTTCCAAGAGGACCGTAGGCGCGTCCTTCTTTGACGGACTTACGATGGGACTCGGCTTTACGTTCGCGCTGTTTATTATAGCGACGGTGCGCGAGATATTCGGTTCCGGCACGTTCTTGGGCCACGAGGTATTCGGCCCCGCGTTCGAGCCCGCTTCGATAATAGGCATGGCTCCCGGCGGATTCTTGGTACTTGCGATAATCGTTGCGGTGATCCAGGTGATCCAGAGAAAGAAAAAAGAGAAGAAGGAGGGTAATGCATAA